Proteins encoded together in one Priestia aryabhattai window:
- a CDS encoding flagellin N-terminal helical domain-containing protein, producing MRINHNIAALNTYRQFNSANNAQSKSMEKLSSGLRINSAADDAAGLAISEKMRGQIRGLDQASSNAQDGISLIQTAEGALNETHDILQRMRELSVQSANDTNTDDDRAEIQKEVDQLGKEIDRIADTTQFNTKNLLDGSMDKTTTAGANVNTGGVLKDAGNSGAAIATTTLLTDLQDKDGNSLGIVAGDKIEVSYVVDGATKQDIITVGAASDVAALFGGTNTAADTDVAVSANGEVELTAAADGTAGAVHGVTLTVKDSTGNEKTGATNALSSFSETTQATNDHSDGSATFQIGANTGQNINLAIKDMGASALGVKDIKVGNQGQANVAIKVMDEAIQKVSAERSKLGATQNRLDHTINNLSTSSENLTAAESRIRDVDYALAV from the coding sequence ATGAGAATTAATCACAATATTGCAGCGCTAAACACGTACCGTCAGTTTAACAGTGCAAACAATGCACAAAGCAAATCAATGGAGAAATTGTCTTCAGGTCTTCGCATTAACAGTGCGGCTGATGATGCAGCAGGTCTTGCAATTTCTGAAAAAATGCGCGGTCAAATTCGTGGGTTGGATCAAGCTTCATCAAATGCTCAGGATGGAATTTCTTTAATTCAGACTGCAGAAGGAGCTTTAAATGAAACGCATGACATCCTTCAGCGTATGCGTGAACTTTCTGTACAATCAGCGAATGATACAAATACAGACGATGATCGTGCAGAAATTCAAAAAGAGGTAGATCAATTAGGAAAAGAAATTGATCGTATTGCTGATACAACTCAATTCAACACTAAGAACTTACTAGATGGTTCAATGGATAAGACGACTACGGCAGGTGCTAATGTTAACACTGGAGGAGTATTAAAAGACGCAGGTAACTCAGGCGCAGCCATAGCAACCACTACTTTATTAACTGACCTTCAAGACAAGGATGGCAATAGTTTAGGAATCGTCGCAGGAGATAAAATTGAAGTTTCTTATGTGGTAGATGGTGCAACTAAACAGGATATTATTACTGTTGGAGCGGCATCTGATGTTGCAGCACTTTTTGGTGGAACTAATACAGCCGCAGATACTGATGTAGCAGTAAGTGCTAACGGAGAAGTAGAGTTAACAGCAGCCGCAGATGGTACTGCAGGTGCTGTTCATGGAGTGACATTAACTGTTAAGGATTCAACAGGTAATGAAAAAACAGGTGCAACAAATGCGCTATCTAGTTTCAGTGAAACAACTCAAGCAACTAATGACCACTCTGATGGCTCAGCAACATTCCAAATTGGTGCAAACACTGGTCAGAACATCAATCTTGCTATCAAAGACATGGGTGCTTCAGCTTTAGGGGTAAAAGATATTAAAGTTGGTAACCAAGGTCAAGCTAATGTAGCGATTAAAGTTATGGATGAAGCCATTCAAAAAGTATCTGCTGAGCGTTCAAAACTCGGTGCTACTCAAAATCGTCTAGATCACACAATTAACAACTTAAGTACATCTTCTGAAAACTTAACTGCTGCGGAATCTCGTATCCGTGACGTAGATTATGCTTTAGCTGTATAA
- a CDS encoding endonuclease: MDAEKQLSELIPYNQLCMIVGKLLGDGNISIEKGRRPRFRFSHCLKDKEWVFGCYEQLRDHIELSFPKYRKVIDQRLKNGYSESYYSQSKVGEVSSLLKEIWYPHGKKALPVEFINAHFSPLTLAWWYQDDGSLKVSNSSIKKIILATNSFSNQENKKLIEILFTNLHLSFSLDSQNRLVIYDQKQILYFLSLVSEFIHPCMSRKVNIPKTKSPSFQSNKRTTITLPLTILVTSPTKDLRYFLSYLPKLLPQLKNRVTYHHFFKHQFFLERTVSNRKSYQIQLEQNELRLLYECRQITGLSMNQLTELCYILQNNNNLIKERKTAYQISTKN; encoded by the coding sequence ATGGATGCAGAAAAGCAATTGAGCGAGTTAATTCCGTACAATCAATTATGTATGATAGTAGGGAAGTTATTAGGTGATGGCAATATTTCTATTGAAAAAGGACGTCGGCCGAGGTTTCGCTTTAGCCATTGTTTAAAAGATAAAGAGTGGGTCTTTGGTTGCTATGAACAATTAAGAGATCATATCGAGTTATCATTTCCTAAGTATCGAAAAGTTATAGATCAGCGTTTAAAAAATGGATATAGTGAAAGCTACTACTCACAATCAAAAGTAGGGGAAGTCAGTTCATTATTAAAAGAAATCTGGTATCCCCACGGTAAAAAAGCTCTGCCAGTGGAATTTATAAACGCTCATTTTTCACCATTAACTTTAGCATGGTGGTATCAAGATGATGGTTCTTTAAAGGTTAGCAATTCTAGTATTAAGAAGATTATTCTTGCTACAAATAGCTTTAGTAACCAAGAAAATAAAAAGCTAATTGAAATCCTTTTTACAAATTTACATCTTTCATTTTCTTTAGATAGCCAAAATAGGCTAGTAATATACGATCAGAAGCAAATTCTCTATTTTCTCAGCTTAGTTAGCGAGTTTATTCACCCATGTATGTCTCGAAAGGTTAATATACCTAAAACCAAATCACCATCGTTTCAATCAAATAAAAGAACGACTATTACTTTACCACTTACTATTCTTGTAACTTCACCTACAAAAGATTTACGATACTTCCTTAGCTATTTACCGAAACTTTTACCACAATTGAAAAATAGAGTTACCTATCACCACTTTTTTAAACATCAGTTCTTTCTTGAACGTACTGTTTCCAATAGAAAAAGCTATCAAATTCAATTAGAACAAAATGAGTTGCGCCTTTTGTACGAATGCAGGCAAATTACAGGCTTATCTATGAATCAATTAACAGAACTATGTTATATATTGCAAAATAATAATAATTTAATAAAAGAACGAAAGACAGCGTATCAAATTTCCACTAAAAACTAA
- a CDS encoding DUF969 domain-containing protein: MLKLIGVLLVAVGFIFRLNTLLVVTIAGIVTGLVSGLSLHEVITMFGQFFVDNRYMSMAILLTLPIFGVLEKYGLKEQAEVLIKKAKNASSGNVLLIYLFIREISAAVGLNIGGHAQSVRPLVAPMSEGAARAKYGELPPKVKEDIRAHAAAAENTGWFFGEDIFIATGGILLMKGFFDSVGIHVDVWDMALWGIPTAISALLISAIRFRQLDRRIHKKMTKHKSTSSSKTEAS; encoded by the coding sequence ATGTTGAAATTAATTGGGGTTTTGCTAGTGGCAGTGGGGTTTATATTTCGTCTAAATACACTGCTTGTGGTGACTATCGCAGGCATCGTGACAGGTCTTGTATCAGGCTTATCGCTTCATGAAGTGATTACGATGTTCGGACAGTTCTTTGTGGATAACCGCTATATGTCTATGGCTATTTTACTTACTCTTCCTATCTTCGGCGTGTTAGAAAAATACGGGCTGAAGGAACAAGCGGAAGTGCTGATTAAAAAAGCCAAAAACGCTTCTTCTGGAAATGTTTTACTTATATATCTTTTTATCCGTGAAATCTCAGCCGCTGTCGGTTTAAATATCGGGGGACATGCTCAATCCGTGCGCCCGTTAGTTGCACCTATGTCTGAAGGTGCAGCTCGTGCAAAATACGGAGAGCTTCCTCCTAAAGTAAAAGAAGATATTCGTGCTCATGCAGCGGCAGCTGAAAATACGGGCTGGTTTTTCGGAGAAGATATCTTTATCGCAACGGGTGGAATTCTCTTAATGAAAGGGTTCTTTGACTCCGTAGGTATTCACGTTGACGTCTGGGATATGGCGCTTTGGGGAATTCCGACAGCCATCTCAGCGCTGCTGATCAGTGCTATTCGTTTCCGTCAGTTAGACCGACGTATTCACAAAAAAATGACGAAGCACAAATCAACATCATCTTCAAAGACGGAGGCGAGCTAA
- the pcp gene encoding pyroglutamyl-peptidase I, translated as MTIVLLTGFEPFEGESVNPSLEAVKALDGVAVEDYHIIAKSLPTVFGESLAKLHTYIEEISPSIVICVGQAGGREGITVERVAINVDDARISDNIGQQPIDRPIIENGPAAYFSTLPIKAAVENLRQAGIPSSVSQTAGTFVCNHVFYGLMNMIQNCSIKGGFVHIPYLPEQAVNHPGKASMSLDLIAQGLLSVVKTTILVEEDVVVSGGATH; from the coding sequence ATGACAATTGTATTACTAACCGGCTTTGAACCATTTGAAGGTGAAAGCGTTAACCCGTCTTTAGAAGCTGTCAAAGCTTTAGACGGTGTAGCTGTTGAAGACTATCACATTATTGCTAAATCTCTTCCTACTGTGTTTGGCGAATCGCTCGCAAAGCTTCATACGTATATAGAAGAAATCAGTCCTTCTATCGTCATTTGCGTAGGACAAGCGGGCGGCCGAGAAGGCATAACAGTGGAACGCGTTGCAATTAACGTAGACGATGCGCGAATCTCTGACAACATCGGCCAGCAGCCCATTGATCGCCCTATTATCGAAAACGGCCCTGCCGCATACTTTTCGACACTGCCAATCAAAGCAGCTGTCGAAAACTTACGCCAAGCAGGCATTCCAAGCAGCGTTTCTCAAACCGCTGGAACGTTTGTCTGCAACCACGTGTTTTACGGGCTCATGAACATGATTCAAAACTGCTCGATTAAAGGCGGATTTGTGCATATTCCTTACCTTCCTGAACAAGCTGTCAATCACCCAGGGAAAGCGAGTATGTCGCTGGATTTGATCGCGCAGGGACTGCTGAGCGTGGTGAAGACGACGATTTTGGTTGAAGAGGATGTTGTGGTTTCGGGTGGGGCTACGCATTAA
- a CDS encoding DUF979 domain-containing protein codes for MKSILTLDTIYYLLGIIVAFIAIRIARDPNHPNRLGSSLFWALFSITFLFGNVIPPFYVGCLVIIMVLLASFNRVTKSNEAETPAEERVAHAQRLKNKIFLPALFIPIFTIIGTLLFGKIKFGNWALIDPEKVTLISLAIAAVIAFIASMGVTKAKMDVPVKEGSRLLQAVGWAVILPQMLAALGGIFSKSGVGTVVSDIVSDVLPTNHAFVAVLAYCLGMLLFTVVMGNAFAAFAVITGGIGLPLIVHMHGGNPAIMAALGMFAGYCGTLLTPMAANFNIVPAMLLELKDKNAVIKAQVPIALSVFVVNTLLMYYLVYHF; via the coding sequence ATGAAAAGTATCCTGACACTTGATACGATTTACTACTTACTCGGTATTATTGTCGCTTTTATCGCGATTCGAATCGCACGTGACCCTAACCATCCTAACCGTTTAGGATCTTCTTTATTTTGGGCGCTGTTTTCCATTACGTTTTTATTTGGCAACGTGATTCCGCCTTTTTATGTAGGCTGCTTGGTGATTATTATGGTGCTGCTTGCTTCATTTAACCGCGTGACTAAATCCAATGAAGCGGAAACACCTGCTGAAGAACGAGTGGCTCATGCGCAAAGATTAAAAAACAAAATCTTTTTACCAGCTTTATTTATTCCTATTTTTACGATTATCGGTACTCTTCTTTTTGGAAAAATTAAGTTCGGAAACTGGGCGTTAATTGATCCAGAAAAAGTCACGTTAATTTCACTGGCAATCGCAGCTGTGATTGCGTTTATCGCTTCAATGGGCGTCACCAAAGCGAAAATGGACGTGCCTGTTAAAGAAGGAAGCCGTTTGCTTCAAGCAGTGGGCTGGGCAGTTATTTTACCGCAAATGCTCGCAGCACTTGGCGGTATCTTTTCAAAATCAGGCGTTGGAACAGTCGTCTCGGATATTGTAAGCGATGTACTGCCGACTAACCATGCGTTTGTTGCAGTGCTTGCTTACTGCTTGGGAATGCTGCTATTTACGGTTGTAATGGGAAATGCGTTTGCAGCGTTTGCCGTTATTACGGGAGGTATTGGACTTCCGCTGATTGTACACATGCACGGAGGAAATCCCGCGATTATGGCAGCTCTGGGCATGTTTGCTGGCTACTGCGGCACGCTGTTGACGCCAATGGCAGCCAACTTTAACATCGTACCTGCCATGCTGCTTGAATTAAAAGACAAAAATGCCGTGATTAAAGCTCAAGTTCCGATTGCGCTATCCGTTTTTGTTGTTAATACGCTATTAATGTACTATCTTGTATATCATTTTTAA
- a CDS encoding zinc ribbon domain-containing protein, which yields MNCSNCGHFNDGGKFCVKCGHRLKEEAAASQTAAASEYQPQPQPQTAYAPQQPNQRVRQAKKVSKSFFSYFAEGIKNPTATAQAAGESQFVNALITVILYALSIPIMLYVGWKLLLIQFVRSMFKLPIISEEMAPSDLEEFNTGADLIKATDINSIIHFNFTDFVFKQGILTFIGLAVIIGATYIAAKFGKVDVSFKEFFSRFGTFLIIPTALLLIGLVLSFLHVEYFSYFMNFGLLSIFLVVPFTIASFKQSGTTGLDRIYSTLIVYVVITIVLTFIANGLGEEAKTIITRMGNSTELNDLF from the coding sequence TTGAATTGTTCAAATTGCGGCCATTTTAATGATGGCGGAAAGTTTTGCGTGAAATGCGGTCATAGATTAAAAGAAGAGGCAGCTGCAAGCCAGACGGCAGCAGCATCTGAATATCAGCCTCAACCTCAGCCGCAAACAGCGTATGCGCCTCAACAACCTAATCAACGTGTTCGTCAGGCGAAAAAGGTGTCAAAATCATTTTTTAGTTATTTTGCAGAAGGAATTAAAAATCCAACAGCTACAGCGCAAGCAGCAGGAGAAAGCCAATTTGTTAATGCTCTTATTACAGTCATTCTTTATGCTCTTAGTATACCTATTATGCTGTATGTAGGCTGGAAGCTATTATTGATTCAGTTTGTTCGAAGCATGTTCAAACTGCCTATTATCAGTGAAGAGATGGCTCCATCTGACCTGGAGGAATTTAATACGGGTGCTGATTTGATAAAAGCTACAGATATCAATAGCATTATTCATTTCAATTTTACCGATTTTGTCTTTAAGCAAGGAATTCTCACTTTTATTGGACTTGCGGTTATTATTGGAGCAACATATATTGCAGCAAAGTTTGGAAAGGTAGACGTTTCCTTTAAAGAATTTTTCTCACGCTTTGGCACGTTTTTAATCATTCCAACAGCTCTTCTTTTAATTGGGCTTGTGCTTTCATTTCTCCATGTGGAATACTTCTCTTATTTTATGAATTTTGGTTTGTTGAGTATTTTCCTTGTGGTTCCATTTACGATTGCTAGCTTTAAGCAAAGCGGAACAACTGGACTTGATCGTATCTATAGCACTCTTATTGTGTATGTAGTAATTACGATTGTGCTGACGTTCATTGCGAATGGCTTAGGAGAAGAAGCCAAAACCATTATTACAAGAATGGGAAACAGCACTGAATTGAATGACCTATTTTAA